Part of the Chelmon rostratus isolate fCheRos1 chromosome 10, fCheRos1.pri, whole genome shotgun sequence genome is shown below.
AACCCTGATGCTTAGGTTCAACCATGTTAGGAATATGGCCAATCACCTGTGAttagaagaggaaaaaacacgGTTAAACAATAAATTCTGACTATGACTCctataaatatgtaaataagtacattttgatttttatttatttttaaccatACTTGTTCACACTTGTTGGTCACTGTGTTATATACACTCCCTACAAATGGGCTGGAAACCTCAGTTCTCACCCACTTCTGCATTTGAGGATGTAAGACTGCCTCTTGGGCCTCTGCAGACTGCTGAAGTAAtgtgaaaagactgaaacacaacaacagagattTTCAGCAGTCAGTAAATAAAAGTGAGCACCTCATTAAAGCGCCACAAATAAATAGCAATACTGTATTCGTGAAGCCTACTTGTTAAGAACAGCACAAGGAATATCTTGCTGTCTTGGGGTGTCAGCAGACACGGTGTTAAACCTTTTCTCCAAGCAGATTCTAGCAGCTGATCTGGATCTCTTCTGCGAAGATGTGCTGCAGTTGGCAAGTGGTACATTCGGAATGTCCTCATCTCTGACTCTGGCCAACACAAAACCAGGGACCTCTCCATAAGAAGCTGGTGTCTTTTCTCCTGGCATCACCATGCAGTGTTCATTAGCTGAAGTTGACATGTCAATAGCTTGAGTGGTTGGTAAGGGAGAAATCACTGTGGATCCAGTGGCTTCTTGAACCATCACTGTGGCAGGGTGAGATCTGGCATCTGGCCCATCTGGAGGCACAGCCTGTGCCTCCATGTGTGCCTGGATGAGGTGCTGAAGCTGTGTGTATTCAACTTCTGACATCTCCATCAAACCCAGCTCAGTTCCCATCATGTGGCCCTGATCATATGACAGATATCCACTGGCGTGCTCTCTGAATAAAGGTGAAGGTGAGACACGGGTGGTTTTAAAAGCTGAGGAAAAGGATGACATCCTTCACTCTAAACATGGGGTGAAGATCAGGAAAAATATCACTTGTGTTACATTTCCGCCCGGAACAGCCCGTACAGCCTTAGGAAGGTTAACGTTACATGTCAACCAACCCTGGAAGATGCCCTGGCACGCGCGTTAACGTTATTAAAATGGCATCTATGGAGGTAGCATAAATTGTTGCTACTGTtcttgttcatgttcatgttgctgttgttgttgtcatgttaGCCTAAACACAAACTGATAACGGCTGACATTAAACAGTTCGCACATAACTAAAAGATATCACTCGTACACTTTGAATTGTTCGTAATTACAACAGCTAGCTCGTGAATTTGTTAGCATACGAGAAGCTGTAAGCTAGTAAATTTCTCAACAGGTTGGCATTTTAACTACGCCAATGTTAAAAACTGGGTAAAAACATGCCCCCCTTAAAAAGGAAAGTAATTATAAACGACTCTAAACAAGCTGGTGTTATAATTCAGCTATTTATATGTGTCTTACTTTTGGGTGTACGACTTTAATACTTACCTAAATACCAACTCCTCGACCGGTTGACCGATGTCCGCGGGTGGTAACGTTAACTGACGTTGGCGTCTAACTCCTGGACGTTGATATATTCCGTTCCGACAGAAAATGGAGCGTGACAATATCCGGAATGTTGTGAACAAGCTTTGAACAGGTGTTAACGGAAAGtaactcagtacatttacttaagtactttATTTACAGACAAGTTACAGGtacatgtttaatgtttgaatatttctagtggctttttttttaatcattctaAACTATTATGCAGTGTTGCAAACGGTGGCgaaattaaaataagtacatttactcaagtactataAGTACTGTATTTTTCTCCCACCCCGCTGTAAACACTATCCAACATTATATAAACTAGTTTTGCCCGGCTAACAGGCTGTAGGTCTCCATGGTGGAGACATCATAAGTTGTATTGTGTATGTATATACTCTGATCGTCTGTCTGTCCTG
Proteins encoded:
- the LOC121612198 gene encoding transcription factor-like 5 protein, yielding MSSFSSAFKTTRVSPSPLFREHASGYLSYDQGHMMGTELGLMEMSEVEYTQLQHLIQAHMEAQAVPPDGPDARSHPATVMVQEATGSTVISPLPTTQAIDMSTSANEHCMVMPGEKTPASYGEVPGFVLARVRDEDIPNVPLANCSTSSQKRSRSAARICLEKRFNTVSADTPRQQDIPCAVLNNLFTLLQQSAEAQEAVLHPQMQKWVRTEVSSPFVGSVYNTVTNKCEQVIGHIPNMVEPKHQGLVIPKSFSLNFYPERIVTKVHYTSGRNATEEQQLANIESDVATPAAVSRKHGSTHSSQPIKTAKAASDSTGKSGSSTRKRACSYMSLSQRKERHNRKERERRKRIRSCCDELNTLVPFCNSDSDKVTTLQWTTAFLRYISKKYGDTFKEEFKTAFIDETGLFPESSPSSGQHPIHREMDEPLSIPLAVEQ